The Gouania willdenowi chromosome 7, fGouWil2.1, whole genome shotgun sequence genome includes a window with the following:
- the slc17a9b gene encoding solute carrier family 17 member 9b produces the protein MAVLQKYGNNYCPELVGQKENHPADKVGVPGCQKKWPERNNNNYWSRPVARVWTAVLLLGTCLLYCARVAMPICAVSMAEQFSWSKRETGMVLGSFFWGYCFTQVFGGYVSDRVGGEKVLLLSAAAWGSMTAFTPILAHFCSQPIISMTLARFLMGLLQGVHYPSLASLCSQKVVESERGFLMSTVGSGSYLGTLVIGGAGSLMLDLYGWESVFYISGLLSLLWAYSMWKYLLKGEGPIITLESLGSGGVQPKLSKRHWLRLLRQPAVCAVIVTHLCTASTFFTLLSWLPTFFKDSFPDAKGWVFNVIPWLVAIPSSLFSGCLSDHLICQGFDTAFVRKLMQIFSMGVSSVFTVLLCGTTTFTWAVAFVSATMGFTTFSHSGVSVNVQDLAPSCAGALFGVMNTCGAFSGVLMVYFSGYLIETTGSWASVFALITTVNLLGLSTFLVFAEARRVDIDSTKVRHHNIHI, from the exons ATGGCAGTTCttcaaaaatatggcaataattACTGTCCAGAATTGGTGGGTCAGAAGGAAAACCATCCGGCTGACAAGGTCGGAGTGCCTGGATGTCAGAAGAAGTGGCCTGAGcgtaacaacaacaactactGGTCCAG GCCAGTGGCCAGAGTATGGACCGCGGTGCTGCTGCTGGGGACGTGCCTTCTCTACTGCGCCCGTGTGGCCATGCCCATCTGTGCCGTCAGCATGGCAGAGCAGTTCAGCTGGTCTAAGAGGGAGACTGGCATGGTGCTGGGCAGCTTCTTCTGGGGCTACTGCTTCACACAAGTGTTCGGAGGTTATGTCAGTGACCG GGTGGGAGGTGAAAAGGTCCTCCTGTTGTCTGCAGCAGCCTGGGGATCAATGACAGCCTTCACCCCCATCCTGGCACATTTCTGCTCTCAGCCAATCATCTCCATGACCCTGGCACGCTTCCTCATGGGCCTACTGCAAG GGGTGCACTATCCTTCTTTGGCCAGTCTTTGCTCTCAGAAGGTGGTGGAGAGTGAGAGAGGCTTCCTCATGAGCACTGTGGGCAGTGGCTCCTACCTCGG CACTCTAGTGATTGGAGGGGCTGGCTCTCTAATGTTGGACCTGTACGGCTGGGAGAGCGTTTTCTACATCTCTGGTCTGCTGTCGCTGCTGTGGGCTTATAGCATGTGGAAATATCTTCTTAAAGGAGAAG GACCGATAATCACCCTGGAGTCCCTGGGTAGTGGTGGGGTCCAGCCCAAACTGTCTAAAAGACATTGGCTACGGCTCCTGAGACAACCTGCTGTATG CGCTGTGATCGTCACACACCTTTGCACAGCGAGCACCTTCTTCACTCTGTTGTCGTGGCTGCCAACATTCTTCAAAGACTCTTTTCCCGACGCAAAG GGTTGGGTGTTCAATGTCATTCCCTGGTTGGTGGCCATACCCTCGTCTCTTTTTAGCGGCTGCCTGTCGGACCATCTCATCTGTCAAG GCTTTGATACAGCCTTTGTGAGGAAACTAATGCAG ATTTTCTCCATGGGGGTGTCCAGTGTGTTCACCGTACTCCTCTGTGGAACCACCACCTTCACCTGGGCTGTAGCGTTTGTTTCTGCCACCATGGGCTTCACCACCTTCAGCCACAG TGGTGTCTCTGTGAACGTGCAGGATCTCGCACCTTCTTGTGCCGGGGCTTTATTTG gTGTCATGAATACATGCGGTGCTTTCTCAG GGGTGCTCATGGTGTATTTCTCGGGGTATCTCATTGAGACCACTGGCTCGTGGGCGTCGGTGTTTGCCCTCATTACCACCGTTAACCTGCTGGGGCTCAGCACCTTCCTGGTCTTCGCTGAGGCCCGCAGGGTCGATATCGACTCCACCAAGGTTCGTCATCACAACATCCACATTTGA